From Acidobacteriota bacterium, one genomic window encodes:
- a CDS encoding glycoside hydrolase family 3 C-terminal domain-containing protein, which yields MNLYPKSKSGLSTGLALILSIFLISLYSSQNGKILLYKNPELFMENRVEELLKRMTLEEKITLLSGKGFETNPVERLGIPSIRMCDGPVGVRWDKSTCFPSSIGMAASWDTELISRIGWAIAREVKAKGRHMLLGPCININRVPMGGRNFESFGEDPYLTSRLTVSYVKIVQEQGVIATPKHYACNNQEWERHSINVKVDERALREIYLPAFQSAVEEGRAWSIMAAYNKVNGFHCTENNHLLNDILKNEWGFEGFVVSDWGATHSTINAANFGLDLEMPERIYFGEDLLKAVKSVEVKESIIDDKVRRILRVMFLVGLFDGKSNLDRGALDTKEHREIALQAAREGVVLLKNERKILPINIEKMKSIAVIGPNAAINRHGGGGSSAVSPFYSISPLEGLKKKIGNDVEINYSLGCKLEDEISPKELFIDAVTTAKKSDMVIIFTGLSNQFESEGFDRKDLNLPECQNELIEKISEVNKNVVVVLNTGSPVLMNRWIDKVSAVVEAWYPGQEGGNAIADILFGYYNPSGKLPVAFPLRWEDCPAYLTYPGKDGETSYSEGIFVGYRYFDKKNIKTLFPFGHGLSYTTVEYNNIEIFPDAISDDEVVNVKIDLKNSGKIEGAEVVQLYIRDVESSVERPFKELKGFKKVNLKPGETKTISFTLERKAISFYDEIRKDWVAEPGEFEVLIGSSSQDIRLKGKFVLK from the coding sequence ATGAATTTATATCCAAAAAGTAAATCAGGATTATCCACGGGTTTGGCGTTAATTCTATCAATATTTTTAATAAGTCTTTATTCATCTCAGAATGGAAAAATTCTTTTATATAAAAATCCAGAACTTTTTATGGAGAATAGAGTCGAAGAGTTGTTAAAGCGGATGACCTTAGAAGAAAAAATCACTCTTTTGAGCGGCAAGGGATTTGAAACCAATCCCGTTGAGAGGCTGGGCATTCCTTCCATAAGAATGTGTGATGGGCCTGTGGGTGTGAGATGGGATAAATCTACATGTTTTCCTTCTTCAATCGGAATGGCGGCAAGTTGGGACACCGAATTAATAAGCAGAATCGGTTGGGCTATTGCAAGAGAAGTCAAAGCAAAAGGAAGACATATGTTATTAGGTCCCTGCATTAATATTAATAGAGTTCCCATGGGTGGGAGAAATTTTGAGAGTTTTGGAGAAGATCCTTATCTGACTTCTCGATTGACTGTCTCTTATGTAAAAATTGTTCAGGAGCAAGGTGTTATTGCAACTCCTAAGCATTATGCATGCAATAATCAAGAATGGGAAAGACATTCAATAAATGTTAAAGTTGATGAAAGAGCTTTAAGAGAAATTTACCTTCCTGCTTTTCAATCTGCTGTTGAAGAAGGAAGGGCTTGGTCAATTATGGCTGCCTATAACAAGGTAAATGGCTTTCACTGCACTGAAAACAATCACTTATTGAATGATATTCTAAAAAATGAGTGGGGCTTTGAAGGATTTGTTGTCTCCGATTGGGGCGCAACTCACAGCACAATAAATGCGGCAAACTTTGGGCTTGATTTAGAAATGCCTGAGAGAATTTACTTTGGTGAGGATTTATTAAAAGCCGTTAAGAGCGTGGAAGTAAAAGAATCGATAATCGATGATAAAGTCAGACGGATATTAAGAGTGATGTTCTTAGTTGGGCTATTTGATGGAAAGTCAAATCTGGATAGAGGAGCCCTTGATACTAAGGAACACAGAGAAATTGCTTTACAGGCAGCAAGGGAAGGGGTAGTTCTTTTGAAAAATGAGAGAAAGATTTTACCCATAAATATCGAGAAAATGAAATCAATTGCCGTAATAGGTCCGAACGCGGCAATCAATAGACACGGAGGTGGCGGTAGTTCAGCAGTGAGTCCGTTTTATTCGATAAGTCCCTTAGAAGGCTTAAAGAAAAAGATCGGCAATGATGTAGAAATTAATTACTCATTAGGATGTAAACTTGAAGATGAAATTTCCCCGAAAGAACTTTTTATTGATGCTGTGACTACTGCAAAAAAATCTGATATGGTCATTATATTTACAGGGCTCTCAAATCAATTTGAAAGTGAAGGCTTTGATAGAAAAGACTTAAATTTACCTGAGTGTCAGAATGAGTTGATTGAGAAAATTTCTGAGGTCAATAAAAATGTCGTAGTTGTGTTAAATACCGGTTCACCTGTTTTAATGAACAGATGGATAGACAAAGTTTCAGCTGTTGTCGAAGCCTGGTATCCAGGGCAAGAAGGGGGGAATGCAATAGCAGATATTTTGTTTGGGTACTATAATCCATCGGGAAAATTACCGGTAGCTTTTCCATTACGCTGGGAAGACTGTCCAGCGTATCTTACTTATCCTGGAAAAGATGGAGAAACGTCTTATTCAGAGGGAATTTTCGTAGGTTATCGTTACTTTGATAAAAAAAATATTAAAACTCTTTTTCCTTTTGGTCACGGTCTATCCTATACTACTGTTGAATATAATAATATTGAAATCTTTCCAGATGCTATTTCAGATGATGAAGTTGTTAACGTAAAAATTGATTTAAAAAATTCAGGCAAAATAGAAGGCGCTGAGGTAGTCCAACTTTATATAAGGGATGTGGAATCAAGCGTTGAAAGACCTTTTAAAGAATTGAAGGGATTTAAGAAAGTTAATCTGAAGCCCGGAGAAACAAAAACGATAAGCTTCACCCTGGAGAGAAAAGCAATTTCATTTTACGATGAAATCAGAAAGGATTGGGTAGCTGAACCAGGAGAGTTTGAAGTATTAATAGGGAGCTCCTCGCAAGATATAAGACTTAAAGGCAAATTCGTGCTAAAATAA
- a CDS encoding family 10 glycosylhydrolase has translation MKKISKRIACFFILFLSFYIASPSIDRSLLVCCPIDIFANKKFLIKHTEGVWGRDLRLSEKSGQPLLKGDLKYPLYNPKRKLNFLSLYSNFIFGEFERKSSQRRGCLLLRQPLCSAKRLRRSFSHREGVVSQRDNDRYLGDTTPEWAYKARIAGYAVEPDEGDKEIDEALESFKEQNVSVLIADCPIGWDYSAWHDEDEFKKNLKLIKKVVEKAHEKGLKVVWYLTGLEVTGKGREPSKENPDWMQISIEGKPIAFNDISSEEEHWLEKGEYDAWLSPCSPYKEFYLKRVEEIVKTGVDGIWNDVVYLQHSIGHHENLWPSHDAYSKRRFKEETGFETPRKENWDDYVWRRWILWRYEKIKGFLVEIKEKAKRINPEIVVFEENWNGDSPGSTLYANDPAMFFDVKDIYTGHEVSTIGDRVDLGEKGMKEASLKEWVAFSTMIKFARACDGEKPSWILTYGYKPDDAERMAGIIISNGANYYETQGPSMAETVGDEYRERIFSWIKENEKYFYKSRSMAEVALLYSSRSRDFGDRGEGDFYDIVCCPINIFSNKQFLIKHTEGVWGRGFPMSGGCSAKRLRRSFSHREGVMSQQNNKRCLSDMTLGDSKHFKTYRETSFYLHRNFIPFDIVVENGLSLETLLKYKFLILPEANYLEDNTIDVIKKFTEKGRKIIIIGESGNYDGIGNPRKENPLKDLTKRELKDINFSPIKFKKEYKVIAELREGKDFICFSVVDLDRKPLKNIEVDLYIPLKVIEVLKKSPDGKVEKIKFSSDKEKISFIIPEIKTFAIIILKTKEDEIQIKKNERASEEKKVKKPKRIFGTVLRRQGEREISFGTSYDILGKTIGTSGEISYTSSFRKWDLNVYSSGFYDIGGEISSKERSEAEFIAEADFPLGPAYFLYTNLGISSTKSHHAQEGFLSLGIGKNIVGFWEFYGDMELWKPLRPSNSPFFEMMLGTGIQKLTGDFLITLQAESSFPMENFRKPGYSINVGFSYFWKIFEFGVFSEFNHDPEKGSNSSLEIFLWIGF, from the coding sequence ATGAAAAAAATATCTAAAAGAATAGCATGTTTTTTCATTTTATTTTTATCTTTTTATATTGCCTCTCCCTCAATCGATAGATCATTGCTAGTGTGCTGTCCTATAGATATCTTCGCAAATAAAAAATTTCTCATAAAGCACACTGAAGGGGTATGGGGAAGAGACTTGAGGCTGTCTGAAAAGTCTGGACAGCCTCTCTTGAAGGGGGACTTAAAATACCCCCTTTATAACCCCAAAAGAAAATTAAATTTTTTATCTTTATACTCAAATTTTATCTTTGGAGAGTTTGAGAGGAAATCCTCTCAAAGGAGGGGCTGTCTCCTTCTTAGACAGCCCCTCTGCTCAGCGAAGCGTCTAAGGAGATCTTTCTCCCATAGGGAAGGTGTCGTGTCACAAAGAGATAACGATAGATATTTAGGTGACACGACACCAGAATGGGCTTATAAAGCAAGAATTGCCGGATACGCTGTTGAGCCTGATGAGGGCGATAAAGAGATTGATGAGGCTCTTGAATCCTTTAAAGAGCAAAATGTGAGTGTGCTCATTGCCGATTGTCCAATCGGCTGGGATTATTCAGCCTGGCATGATGAAGATGAGTTCAAGAAAAACCTGAAATTAATAAAAAAAGTTGTTGAAAAAGCCCATGAGAAAGGTTTGAAAGTGGTCTGGTATCTTACAGGGCTTGAGGTAACTGGTAAAGGAAGAGAACCATCAAAGGAAAATCCTGATTGGATGCAGATTTCAATAGAAGGAAAGCCAATTGCCTTTAATGATATTTCCTCTGAAGAGGAACACTGGCTGGAGAAAGGAGAATACGATGCATGGCTTTCCCCATGTTCTCCCTATAAAGAGTTCTATTTAAAAAGAGTGGAGGAGATAGTAAAAACTGGAGTGGATGGAATCTGGAATGATGTAGTCTATCTTCAGCATTCCATAGGTCATCATGAAAATCTATGGCCTTCCCATGATGCTTACAGCAAAAGAAGATTTAAAGAAGAAACAGGGTTTGAAACTCCAAGGAAGGAGAACTGGGATGATTATGTATGGAGAAGATGGATCCTGTGGAGATATGAAAAAATCAAGGGATTTCTCGTAGAAATTAAAGAAAAAGCCAAAAGAATCAACCCTGAAATTGTAGTTTTTGAAGAGAACTGGAATGGAGACTCTCCTGGGTCTACTCTTTATGCTAATGATCCAGCAATGTTCTTTGACGTAAAGGATATCTATACTGGCCATGAAGTATCAACAATCGGGGACAGGGTGGATCTGGGAGAGAAAGGAATGAAAGAAGCATCTCTAAAAGAATGGGTAGCCTTTTCCACAATGATAAAATTTGCCAGGGCATGCGATGGAGAAAAACCCTCATGGATTTTGACTTATGGTTATAAACCTGACGATGCTGAAAGAATGGCAGGAATAATTATCTCCAATGGAGCAAACTACTATGAAACTCAAGGGCCTTCTATGGCTGAAACAGTAGGAGATGAATACAGGGAAAGAATTTTTTCATGGATAAAGGAGAATGAAAAATATTTTTATAAGTCCAGGTCCATGGCTGAAGTGGCTCTCCTCTATTCTTCAAGAAGCAGAGATTTTGGAGATAGAGGAGAAGGTGATTTCTATGATATAGTGTGCTGCCCCATAAATATCTTCTCAAATAAACAATTTCTCATAAAGCACACTGAAGGGGTATGGGGAAGAGGCTTCCCCATGTCTGGGGGGTGCTCAGCGAAGCGTCTAAGGAGATCTTTCTCCCATAGGGAAGGTGTCATGTCACAACAGAATAACAAAAGGTGTTTAAGTGATATGACACTAGGTGATTCTAAACATTTTAAGACTTACAGGGAGACTTCCTTTTATCTTCATAGAAATTTCATCCCATTTGATATAGTTGTGGAGAATGGCCTTTCCCTGGAAACCCTTTTAAAATACAAATTTCTTATTCTTCCTGAGGCCAATTATCTCGAAGATAATACTATTGATGTTATAAAGAAATTTACTGAAAAGGGAAGAAAGATAATAATCATTGGAGAAAGTGGAAATTATGATGGTATTGGAAATCCTAGAAAAGAAAATCCATTGAAGGACTTAACCAAAAGGGAACTTAAAGATATTAATTTTTCTCCAATAAAATTTAAAAAAGAATATAAGGTAATCGCTGAGCTTAGAGAGGGAAAAGATTTTATTTGTTTTTCTGTGGTGGATCTTGATAGGAAACCTTTAAAGAACATAGAGGTAGACCTTTACATCCCATTGAAAGTAATAGAGGTTTTGAAAAAATCTCCAGATGGAAAAGTAGAGAAAATTAAATTTTCATCTGATAAAGAGAAGATATCTTTTATAATCCCGGAAATAAAAACTTTTGCCATTATAATTTTGAAGACGAAAGAAGATGAAATACAAATTAAGAAAAATGAAAGGGCTTCCGAAGAGAAAAAAGTTAAAAAACCTAAGAGAATATTCGGAACTGTGTTAAGAAGGCAGGGAGAAAGAGAGATTTCCTTTGGGACATCCTATGATATTTTGGGAAAGACAATAGGAACCAGTGGTGAAATTTCTTATACATCTTCTTTCAGAAAATGGGATTTAAATGTATACAGTTCAGGTTTCTATGACATAGGAGGGGAAATCAGCTCTAAAGAAAGGAGCGAAGCGGAGTTTATTGCCGAGGCGGATTTTCCATTAGGTCCTGCATATTTTCTCTACACAAATCTTGGAATATCTTCCACCAAATCCCATCATGCCCAGGAAGGTTTTCTCAGTTTAGGTATCGGTAAGAATATAGTTGGATTTTGGGAATTCTATGGAGATATGGAATTGTGGAAGCCTCTAAGACCTTCTAATTCTCCTTTCTTCGAGATGATGCTCGGCACAGGGATTCAGAAGCTTACTGGTGATTTCTTAATCACTCTTCAGGCAGAGAGTTCTTTTCCTATGGAGAATTTTCGAAAACCAGGATATTCCATTAATGTTGGATTTTCTTATTTCTGGAAAATATTCGAATTCGGTGTTTTTTCAGAATTTAACCATGACCCTGAGAAAGGCTCAAATAGCTCCCTCGAGATATTCTTATGGATAGGATTTTGA
- a CDS encoding LAGLIDADG family homing endonuclease, which yields MAKPVSFSENALRILKARYFMKNENGELIEKTPEQLFRRIAKYIAKAEKSEKLRKFWEKKFYEIMINKDFMPNSPTLTGAGRDMCLSACFVLPIEDSLASIFETVRNAALVHKEGGGTGFDFSRLRPKGSFVRKTQGIASGPISFLKVIDAATEAVKQGGCVAPETRISTEKGFVEIKNLGPEDKPGWYPLKIKVMTDEGERETDEFYNNGVAPVKTVITECGYHITATFNHRIRVIDENGNYVWKKMEELKEGDWAVLQKNSYFENDFNFPEFIEQPHCNSKKIKIPKKLNHNLSELFGYFIGDGCFHNGRLILSISHSQIDLKEHYENIMKEEFGIDGRIEQKQNDKSIKLIFQSNLLEKWFDLIGVKKENALKARIPEFIFKTTKENAASFLRGLFDADGTISKEGYVEISSVSEGLIDDVQMLLLSLGIPSKKRSQEDRNNSFGKNPIWRLRIITLEGYNKFRELIGFTSIIKKERLENINLKPWEFNDIIPNQHYLVASLYRYTGRGCSAGRTSRGADRNLYRDIQHYLPGISAQRNLTRSRLAYLIEKHTKLKESKLFLLFTKNQFYDKVKAIKEGKSLTLDLSVPGNHTYIANGFVSHNTRRGANMGILRVDHPDIEEFITMKRDGKTLTNFNISVAITDKFMEALKNNGEYEIVNPHTGKIVEKKSAKKIFDMIVESAWMIGDPGLVFIDRINQLNSTRELGEIRATNPCVTGETLISTEKGLEKMKELVERSTRESVYISTDNRVPIEVWTSNGLMKISQGIGISQRRITKAWKTGIKETFKLITESGYEVEATEDHKFLTPEGWIALKDIIPGHHKVLIQSGSGKFNENSKLPFKFDNIYLGDNGRIYRYNFPREWSKELGQVLGWLVGDGWLRDGWLRDGDKNCRVGFSFSKKDSEILNYLKPILNQMYGEEIKEVTRENGVTHLSYHSKYFVEYFKKLGVKSVKAEEKEVPKSIFTATEDAVIGFLQGLFSADGTIGLNEKIKDKYARLTSKSKKLLKGIQILLLNLGIRSKIYPRHRKERIGFNYITKKGTEKSYRLDGVLYELNIACESIERYLNKIGFLLNKQKNKIEKIKKYGFKIDKFEDQVKEIKYTGKQEVYDLTEPITLSFITNGLISLDCGEQPLHDYESCNLGSINLANFWDESKKEFQWERFEEVINTSVRFLDNVIDVNKYPLPQIEYMTKSNRRIGLGVMGFADLLIKMKIKYDTEEAIEVAEKIASFFLKKSLKASEKLAEERGNFPNIDKSIYKGKKMRNATTITIAPTGTISRIAGCSSSIEPIYAFEMVSKIIDSEIKDVHPLYEEWKKENPDKPLPDYFITAHEISPEWHIRMQAAYQRFANNAVSKTINHPNSAAKEDVEKAYMLAYDLGVKGVTIYRDGCRAEQVLYKEAPPEGKKLAPMERPDSLYSVTDKIKTGFGNLYITITYFMGKPFEVFASIGKSGYSTMADAEALGRLTSLCLRSGIEPKEIISQLKGIGGSEPIFHNGHLVQSIPDAIAQVLERHIGKVETQGRKDLNALKCPICGASLPDEKCPICINCGWTRCT from the coding sequence ATGGCAAAACCTGTTTCCTTTTCTGAGAATGCATTAAGGATTTTAAAAGCCCGTTATTTTATGAAAAATGAAAATGGAGAATTAATCGAAAAAACCCCTGAGCAACTTTTCAGAAGAATAGCAAAGTACATAGCAAAGGCAGAAAAAAGTGAGAAATTGAGAAAATTCTGGGAGAAAAAATTCTATGAAATAATGATAAATAAAGATTTTATGCCAAACTCCCCTACTCTTACAGGAGCAGGAAGAGATATGTGTCTGAGTGCATGCTTTGTTTTACCGATAGAAGACTCCCTTGCATCTATTTTTGAAACTGTAAGAAATGCTGCTCTTGTTCATAAAGAAGGTGGGGGAACCGGTTTTGATTTTAGCAGATTGAGACCCAAAGGAAGTTTTGTTAGAAAAACACAGGGAATTGCCTCAGGTCCTATCTCGTTCTTGAAGGTCATCGACGCAGCCACAGAGGCAGTTAAGCAAGGAGGATGCGTTGCTCCTGAAACCCGAATTTCAACAGAAAAAGGCTTTGTTGAAATAAAAAATCTTGGACCCGAAGACAAACCTGGTTGGTATCCTCTTAAAATAAAAGTTATGACTGATGAAGGTGAAAGAGAAACAGATGAATTTTACAATAATGGTGTCGCTCCTGTTAAGACAGTGATAACAGAATGTGGCTACCATATTACAGCTACTTTTAACCATAGAATTAGAGTGATTGATGAGAATGGAAATTATGTATGGAAAAAAATGGAGGAGTTAAAAGAGGGTGATTGGGCAGTTTTACAGAAAAATTCATACTTTGAAAATGATTTCAACTTTCCTGAATTCATTGAACAACCTCATTGCAATTCAAAGAAAATTAAAATACCTAAAAAACTAAATCATAATTTAAGCGAACTTTTTGGGTATTTTATTGGAGATGGATGCTTTCATAATGGAAGATTAATCCTTTCAATTTCTCATTCCCAAATTGATTTAAAAGAACACTATGAAAATATTATGAAAGAGGAATTTGGAATTGATGGAAGAATTGAGCAAAAACAAAATGATAAAAGTATTAAGCTCATCTTTCAAAGTAATTTACTTGAGAAATGGTTCGATCTTATCGGGGTAAAGAAAGAAAATGCTTTGAAAGCAAGAATTCCTGAATTTATTTTTAAGACAACGAAAGAAAATGCTGCTTCATTTTTGAGAGGATTGTTCGATGCAGACGGAACAATTTCGAAAGAGGGTTATGTAGAAATCTCATCGGTGTCCGAGGGGTTGATAGATGATGTTCAAATGTTACTGCTCAGTCTTGGAATTCCTTCAAAAAAGAGATCTCAGGAAGACAGAAACAATAGCTTCGGAAAAAATCCCATTTGGCGACTCAGAATTATCACCCTAGAAGGATATAACAAATTCAGAGAATTAATCGGATTCACAAGTATAATAAAAAAAGAAAGATTAGAAAATATCAACCTGAAACCTTGGGAATTCAACGATATCATTCCTAATCAGCACTATTTAGTTGCGTCTTTATATAGATACACAGGAAGAGGCTGTTCCGCTGGAAGAACAAGTAGAGGTGCTGACAGAAACTTATACAGAGACATTCAACACTATCTTCCAGGAATCTCTGCTCAGAGAAATTTGACTCGATCAAGGTTAGCCTATTTAATCGAAAAGCATACTAAATTAAAAGAATCTAAACTTTTTTTGCTTTTTACCAAAAATCAGTTTTACGATAAGGTTAAAGCTATAAAAGAAGGCAAATCTCTTACGTTAGATCTCTCAGTTCCAGGAAATCATACATACATTGCAAATGGATTTGTTAGCCATAATACAAGACGGGGTGCTAACATGGGGATATTGAGGGTTGACCATCCTGATATCGAGGAGTTTATCACAATGAAACGCGATGGAAAAACTCTCACAAATTTCAATATATCGGTAGCAATTACAGATAAATTTATGGAAGCATTAAAAAATAATGGAGAATATGAAATTGTTAATCCCCATACTGGAAAAATTGTTGAGAAAAAATCCGCAAAGAAAATATTCGACATGATTGTCGAATCTGCCTGGATGATAGGAGACCCGGGTCTTGTCTTCATCGACAGAATCAACCAATTAAACTCAACAAGAGAGTTAGGAGAAATCCGAGCCACCAATCCTTGTGTTACTGGAGAGACTCTCATATCCACAGAAAAAGGGTTAGAAAAAATGAAAGAACTTGTTGAAAGATCCACAAGGGAATCTGTTTACATCAGCACAGATAATAGAGTTCCAATCGAAGTCTGGACTTCAAATGGATTGATGAAAATTTCCCAGGGAATAGGAATTTCTCAGAGAAGAATCACTAAAGCCTGGAAAACAGGTATCAAGGAAACATTCAAGTTAATAACAGAATCAGGATATGAGGTGGAAGCTACTGAAGATCATAAATTCTTAACCCCAGAAGGCTGGATAGCTCTAAAAGATATCATACCAGGCCATCACAAGGTATTAATCCAATCAGGTTCTGGAAAGTTCAACGAGAATTCTAAGCTTCCATTTAAATTCGACAATATATATCTCGGTGATAATGGAAGAATTTACAGATACAATTTTCCTCGGGAATGGTCAAAGGAACTCGGTCAGGTGCTTGGCTGGCTTGTCGGAGATGGCTGGCTTAGAGATGGCTGGCTTAGAGATGGAGATAAAAACTGTAGAGTTGGGTTTTCATTTTCTAAGAAGGATAGTGAAATTCTAAATTATCTTAAACCGATTTTAAATCAAATGTATGGTGAAGAAATAAAGGAAGTTACGAGAGAAAATGGCGTGACACATCTCTCATATCATTCCAAGTATTTTGTGGAATATTTTAAAAAATTAGGGGTTAAGTCGGTCAAGGCTGAAGAAAAAGAAGTGCCGAAAAGTATTTTCACAGCTACAGAGGATGCCGTAATTGGGTTTCTACAAGGATTATTTTCAGCAGATGGAACGATAGGACTTAATGAAAAAATCAAAGATAAATATGCTAGACTTACATCAAAATCTAAAAAACTTCTTAAAGGAATTCAAATTCTTCTCCTCAACTTAGGAATACGGTCAAAAATTTACCCAAGGCACAGAAAAGAAAGGATTGGGTTCAACTACATTACTAAAAAAGGAACAGAAAAATCCTATAGATTGGATGGAGTTCTTTATGAGTTAAACATCGCTTGTGAAAGCATAGAAAGATATTTAAATAAAATAGGGTTTCTATTAAATAAGCAAAAAAATAAAATTGAAAAAATTAAAAAATATGGATTTAAAATTGATAAATTTGAAGATCAGGTTAAAGAGATTAAATATACAGGGAAGCAAGAAGTTTATGACCTTACAGAGCCCATAACATTGAGTTTTATAACAAATGGCTTAATATCATTGGATTGCGGTGAACAGCCTTTACATGACTATGAATCCTGTAACCTCGGCTCGATTAATTTAGCCAACTTCTGGGATGAATCGAAAAAGGAATTTCAGTGGGAAAGGTTTGAAGAGGTTATTAACACTTCTGTCAGATTTCTGGACAATGTAATTGATGTAAATAAGTATCCTCTTCCCCAGATTGAATACATGACAAAAAGCAACCGAAGGATTGGATTAGGAGTAATGGGGTTTGCTGACCTACTTATAAAGATGAAAATAAAATATGATACTGAAGAAGCAATTGAAGTGGCTGAAAAGATAGCTTCTTTCTTCCTTAAAAAATCACTAAAAGCAAGTGAGAAATTAGCAGAGGAAAGAGGTAACTTTCCAAACATAGACAAATCCATCTATAAAGGGAAAAAGATGAGGAATGCAACGACTATTACGATTGCTCCCACTGGCACAATATCGCGAATTGCAGGATGTTCTTCATCGATCGAACCAATATATGCATTTGAAATGGTATCAAAGATTATCGATTCAGAAATTAAAGATGTCCATCCACTATATGAAGAATGGAAAAAAGAAAATCCGGATAAACCTTTGCCTGATTATTTCATTACCGCCCATGAGATCTCACCTGAATGGCATATAAGAATGCAGGCAGCCTACCAGCGTTTTGCCAATAACGCCGTTAGTAAAACGATTAATCACCCTAATTCTGCGGCAAAAGAGGATGTGGAAAAGGCGTATATGCTTGCTTATGACCTGGGTGTTAAAGGTGTTACGATATACAGGGATGGTTGTCGGGCTGAACAGGTTCTCTACAAAGAAGCACCTCCTGAAGGAAAAAAGCTTGCTCCCATGGAAAGGCCAGATTCACTCTATTCAGTAACTGACAAAATAAAAACTGGATTTGGAAACCTATACATCACGATAACATATTTTATGGGAAAACCCTTTGAAGTCTTTGCATCAATTGGAAAAAGCGGATATTCCACTATGGCAGACGCAGAGGCATTGGGAAGACTGACTTCGCTCTGTCTCAGAAGCGGCATAGAACCAAAAGAGATTATAAGTCAATTAAAAGGAATAGGTGGTTCAGAACCCATATTCCACAATGGGCACCTTGTTCAGTCAATTCCGGATGCAATTGCTCAGGTTCTTGAACGCCATATAGGAAAAGTGGAAACTCAGGGCAGAAAAGACCTTAATGCTTTGAAGTGTCCAATCTGCGGTGCATCGCTTCCCGATGAAAAATGTCCTATCTGCATAAACTGCGGCTGGACCCGCTGCACATAA
- a CDS encoding peptidylprolyl isomerase, which produces MPENPVATIIMKDGSQMVIELYPEKAPNTVNNFIDLARKKFYDGLTFHRVIPGFVIQGGDPIGNGEGGPSYSIKGEFNDIPFEEGVVGMAKSSHPDSAGSQFFITLGRASHLNRKYSAFGRVIKGMDVAHKIASLPRDNRDKPLKPPIIKSITLDLKGKDFPEPQKITPPIQ; this is translated from the coding sequence ATGCCTGAAAACCCTGTTGCTACAATTATTATGAAGGATGGTTCCCAGATGGTAATAGAGCTATATCCAGAAAAGGCGCCAAATACAGTAAATAATTTTATCGACTTGGCAAGGAAAAAGTTTTATGATGGACTAACGTTTCACAGGGTGATTCCCGGGTTTGTGATTCAGGGTGGCGACCCTATTGGAAATGGTGAAGGAGGGCCATCGTACAGCATTAAGGGAGAATTTAACGACATTCCCTTTGAAGAAGGAGTTGTTGGAATGGCAAAATCCTCTCATCCTGACAGTGCGGGAAGTCAATTTTTTATCACACTTGGACGAGCTTCCCATCTTAATAGAAAATACAGTGCATTTGGTCGAGTTATCAAAGGTATGGATGTGGCACACAAGATAGCATCTCTTCCAAGAGATAACAGAGATAAACCTTTAAAGCCTCCTATTATAAAGAGTATAACATTAGATTTGAAAGGAAAAGATTTTCCAGAGCCTCAAAAAATCACACCTCCAATTCAATAA